A part of Ptychodera flava strain L36383 chromosome 11, AS_Pfla_20210202, whole genome shotgun sequence genomic DNA contains:
- the LOC139143841 gene encoding uncharacterized protein: MAFYIKPPRGKLRLEDLQRSCTQRLRFLHDVQECDCDEQFQELCQNVVTVSNSECLIEGSKQDAITHFTLRLICSGDAELTSFFVHAETKLFKHRFNLMNVQELCDLFHSVDRYLKSEPSDVTAASCDNSDEDNGRLRNILGLLGCVEQGRTWPDVVEMFKTGNSAVTFTVPFQYALKSVARRDVEVTRGRAVMPYTKLGEVVTFIFRDLLSVGMATAQRMLPKVLVTDQRIAELCQDVKKLHRTFEQVGKRRQGRDISLKVQQSRENIHCNNIDSQVFKFPPCMSHLHHKLRQCHRLRHHSRIQYTLFLKEIGLSVSDALQFWKTEYSKTHCGHGEGCTHNWAKDGKRYTYNIRHLYGLEGSCTEYRAHSCRSIQERVLGPGEEGGCPFKHFDSNHLQSKLQTGGIPQDVQEDVVSRSAEKDYMTACQSYLKVKVTQRMGKKVNAMEQEVSDEETTSEEKLKRDGNGQTNFNFSSANRESVGSCDSSGKLVYDSLNCKSLGNLKKSAGVMLSMETPSEDAAARNRLCLNSGGAISGKRQSSDVELDDVNCGSKVMKLNCSEQRDCEDTELVKSQMPPESHVKQSNIPKDDIEGGISSRSAATSNLTPASDIYSLNAERMQHYTVKISENQSETVKKAENENKMNDVRLEEKLSKLKIRHPADYYYHYCYFLQKSD, encoded by the exons ATGGCATTTTATATTAAGCCTCCGAGGGGGAAACTTCGACTGGAAGACCTGCAACGTAGCTGTACGCAGCGCCTTCGATTTCTACACGACGTGCAGGAGTGCGACTGTGATGAGCAATTTCAAGAGCTATGTCAAAATGTGGTAACTGTCTCCAATTCCGAGTGTTTGATCGAAGGTTCAAAGCAAGATGCAATAACTCATTTCACGCTAAG GCTCATTTGCAGTGGTGATGCAGAATTGACGTCCTTCTTTGTCCATGCTGAAACTAAACTCTTCAAACACAGATTCAATTTGATGAATGTACAAGAGCTGTGCGACTTATTCCATTCTGTGGACAGATATCTCAAATCAGAGCCGAGCGACGTCACGGCAGCGTCATGCGATAACAGTGATGAGGATAATGGCAGACTTAGAAACATTCTTGGATTGCTGGGTTGTGTCGAGCAAGGGCGAACCTGGCCAGACGTTGTGGAGATGTTCAAGACGGGGAACTCTGCGGTGACATTCACAGTGCCGTTTCAGTACGCGCTGAAGTCAGTGGCGAGGAGAGACGTGGAGGTCACCAGGGGTCGGGCTGTGATGCCGTACACAAAGCTCGGAGAAGTGGTGACGTTCATCTTCAGAGACTTGTTGTCGGTAGGCATGGCAACAGCACAGCGAATGCTTCCCAAGGTTTTGGTAACAGACCAACGCATCGCTGAGCTTTGCCAGGATGTCAAGAAACTCCACAGAACATTTGAGCAGGTCGGCAAGAGACGACAGGGACGGGATATTTCCTTGAAAGTACAGCAAAGCAGAGAAAATATTCACTGCAATAATATCGACAGCCAAGTTTTCAAATTTCCGCCGTGCATGAGTCATTTACACCACAAACTTAGACAATGCCATAGACTGAGACATCACTCCAGA ATACAATACACCTTGTTCTTGAAAGAGATTGGCCTCTCAGTGAGCGATGCTCTTCAGTTCTGGAAAACGGAATATTCCAAAACGCATTGCGGTCACGGCGAGGGATGCACACATAATTGGGCCAAAGACGGGAAGAGGTATACATACAACATACGGCATCTGTATGGACTGGAGGGTTCCTGTACGGAATATAGAGCACACAGTTGCAGGTCAATTCAG GAGCGTGTACTCGGCCCTGGAGAAGAAGGAGGATGTCCGTTCAAACACTTTGACTCAAATCACTTGCAGAGTAAACTCCAGACAGGAGGAATTCCCCAAGACGTCCAGGAAGACGTTGTTTCCCGCTCTGCAGAGAAGGATTACATGACAGCATGCCAGAGTtacttgaaagtgaaagtgacGCAGCGCATGGGAAAGAAAGTGAATGCAATGGAGCAGGAAGTATCGGATGAGGAGACAACTTCCgaagaaaaattgaaacgtGACGGAAATGGTCAAACAAACTTCAATTTTTCAAGTGCAAATAGAGAGAGTGTTGGATCTTGTGATTCCAGTGGGAAACTTGTGTATGATTCATTAAACTGCAAATCTTTGGGAAATTTGAAGAAGTCTGCTGGTGTCATGTTGTCAATGGAGACTCCATCGGAAGATGCAGCTGCTCGGAACAGATTATGCCTGAATTCAGGAGGAGCCATATCAGGGAAGAGGCAGTCtagtgatgttgaacttgatgATGTCAACTGTGGGagcaaagtaatgaaattgaaCTGCAGTGAACAAAGAGATTGTGAGGACACAGAACTTGTTAAAAGCCAGATGCCACCAGAGTCCCACGTTAAACAAAGTAATATACCCAAGGATGACATTGAGGGCGGTATATCAAGTCGTTCAGCTGCTACTTCAAACCTCACACCTGCCTCTGACATATACAGTCTAAATGCAGAACGAATGCAACATTACACtgttaaaatttcagaaaatcaaagtgaaactgttaaaaaagcagaaaatgaaaacaaaatgaatgatGTAAGACTTGAAGAAAAGCTGAGCAAACTAAAAATCCGGCATCCGGCTGACTACTACTACCACTATTGTTACTTTTTACAGAAATCAGACTGA
- the LOC139143840 gene encoding CUB and sushi domain-containing protein 1-like, translating into MKFLFHFFAALLAVCTPNVLGWTTYFHHTTTHDPGWTTTHDWTTHHPGMTTDDPENCRRTLMIPRGGYIDVTSPGYPNNYPNNADCEWIIYTEDNTRILVEHWDFETERNFDLYSAGHGKQPSKNTSEIWEHSGFELPEDFSSVGGSVWITFTSDYVVSAKGFRNRIYDAGSSSCSNLCGYDNPFQGCSCESHCVFNDTCCSDYFEACAGDCVEEIVVPERGQVEITSPNYPANYPNDALCQWKISSERGNEMLVRFTEFYTEQGYDFFFAGDGDYPSQESSVIWAHSGFTAPNDYLSDDSSIWMRFVSDGSVTEKGFHIVVEDMDEQGGSCVDMCNQYNFDFHCSCQRDCVFNANCCPGYFELCAGGCVESYVVAAGELVDIYSPNYPLDYPNDARCEYIVSHNSTGGRLYVGFYDFSTEQDYDFFFAGHGDEPDISGSTVISAHSGQDLPPSFTSEEDAVWMRFTSDSTTTDRGFHAFVEDLGPSCRGICNSYNAEYRCSCYNDCFYYDECCPDYFWVCTEACGSDLYIEAGESVYITSPNYPDLYPSNSACKWTVSTTGARLRVSVTDFALDECCDYYSAGNGYQPSQNSSVVWRLPGTVAPADFESDGPEVWITFTSDSSIERRGFNVTVTDEGVTCRDHCNDYNFVFGCSCMTDCVYYDECCPDFMEECQGTCGGDFTVYDGDSVVISSPNYPEPYPNNTACKWTVNSPNGTYLFVYFKSFDLEQGFDFFSSGRGFQPSQNSSDVWMHSGSVAPANYLSVGTAMWLTFTSDNIIDDTGFQLTVTDVACETDVVVPSGGKVTVTSPNYPDPYPDNMRCSWNISSESGGSMFVAFQNFDLEDGFDFLSAGNGGLPSQETAVIWQHTGNFLPPDFTSTGPLVWIAMYSDSSVAGLGFRVILTDMGSKK; encoded by the exons GTTGGACAACGACTCATG ATTGGACAACGCATCATCCAG GAATGACAACGGATGATCCAG AGAACTGCCGTCGAACTTTGATGATACCTCGGGGAGGGTACATCGATGTAACATCCCCAGGATACCCGAACAATTATCCGAATAATGCCGACTGCGAATGGATCATCTATACGGAAGATAACACTCGGATCCTAGTAGAACACTGGGACTTTGAAACCGAACGAAACTTTGATTTGTACTCGGCGGGACACGGTAAGCAGCCGTCCAAGAACACCAGTGAGATATGGGAACATTCTGGATTCGAACTGCCCGAAGATTTCTCGTCTGTTGGTGGCAGTGTTTGGATTACTTTCACATCGGACTATGTCGTCTCAGCCAAAGGATTTAGAAACAGGATTTATGACGCAG GCAGCAGCAGTTGCTCTAATTTGTGCGGCTACGACAATCCGTTCCAGGGATGCAGTTGTGAGTCCCACTGTGTATTTAACGACACATGCTGCAGTGACTACTTCGAGGCGTGTGCAG GTGACTGTGTTGAAGAGATCGTTGTCCCCGAAAGGGGCCAAGTTGAAATAACATCACCGAATTACCCGGCTAATTATCCCAACGACGCCCTATGCCAGTGGAAAATCAGTTCAGAGAGGGGAAACGAGATGCTTGTCAGGTTCACTGAGTTCTACACCGAGCAAGGTTATGATTTCTTCTTCGCCGGAGATGGAGACTATCCGTCACAAGAAAGCAGCGTGATCTGGGCACATTCCGGTTTCACTGCTCCCAATGACTACCTGTCCGACGATTCGTCCATCTGGATGCGATTTGTCTCTGACGGTTCTGTAACGGAGAAAGGTTTCCACATTGTAGTGGAGGATATGGATG AACAGGGAGGTTCCTGCGTAGATATGTGTAACCAATACAACTTCGATTTCCACTGCAGCTGTCAGCGTGACTGTGTCTTCAATGCAAACTGTTGCCCCGGCTACTTCGAATTGTGCGCAG GAGGCTGCGTTGAATCATACGTGGTGGCAGCAGGAGAATTAGTGGACATTTACTCACCGAATTATCCCCTCGACTACCCGAACGATGCTCGCTGTGAATACATCGTCAGCCACAATTCCACAGGTGGTAGACTCTATGTGGGTTTTTACGACTTTTCCACGGAGCAAGATTACGACTTTTTCTTCGCCGGCCATGGTGACGAACCCGACATCAGCGGTAGTACCGTCATTTCCGCTCACTCCGGGCAAGACCTGCCACCCAGCTTTACTTCGGAAGAGGACGCCGTCTGGATGCGGTTCACTTCGGATAGCACTACAACTGACCGTGGATTCCATGCCTTCGTAGAAGATCTGG GACCTTCCTGCCGGGGTATATGTAATTCTTACAACGCTGAGTATCGCTGTAGCTGTTACAATGATTGCTTCTACTACGACGAATGTTGCCCTGACTATTTCTGGGTTTGCACTG AAGCGTGTGGTTCCGACCTGTACATCGAAGCTGGAGAGAGTGTCTACATCACGTCACCCAACTACCCCGATCTCTATCCAAGCAATTCGGCCTGCAAATGGACCGTTAGCACGACTGGGGCACGTCTCCGGGTTTCCGTCACCGACTTTGCCTTAGATGAGTGCTGTGATTACTACTCGGCAGGAAACGGTTACCAGCCAAGCCAAAACTCCAGTGTGGTCTGGCGGCTCCCAGGGACCGTTGCACCGGCTGACTTCGAGTCTGACGGTCCGGAGGTTTGGATAACTTTCACATCGGACAGCAGCATCGAACGACGTGGCTTTAATGTCACAGTTACAGACGAAG GTGTTACTTGCCGCGATCACTGCAACGATTACAACTTCGTCTTCGGATGTAGCTGTATGACAGATTGCGTCTACTACGACGAGTGCTGCCCAGATTTTATGGAGGAATGCCAAG GTACATGCGGTGGTGATTTCACCGTATATGATGGAGACAGCGTGGTTATCTCGTCACCTAACTATCCCGAACCCTATCCAAATAACACGGCGTGCAAATGGACCGTCAACTCTCCGAATGGAACCTACCTTTTCGTCTACTTCAAATCTTTCGACCTGGAACAAGGCTTTGATTTCTTCTCTTCGGGCAGGGGCTTCCAACCAAGCCAAAACAGCAGCGACGTCTGGATGCACTCAGGGTCTGTAGCACCGGCTAACTACCTCTCCGTCGGCACTGCCATGTGGCTCACATTCACCTCCGATAACATTATAGACGACACTGGCTTTCAGCTCACCGTGACCGATGTCG CTTGTGAAACCGACGTAGTGGTACCGTCTGGTGGAAAAGTGACTGTGACTTCACCAAACTACCCTGACCCTTATCCCGACAACATGCGCTGCAGCTGGAACATCAGCAGCGAAAGTGGAGGCAGCATGTTCGTCGCTTTCCAGAACTTCGACCTCGAAGACGGTTTTGATTTCTTGTCGGCCGGCAACGGAGGCTTACCAAGCCAGGAGACTGCTGTGATTTGGCAGCACACTGGAAACTTCTTGCCGCCCGATTTCACATCTACCGGTCCCCTGGTGTGGATAGCTATGTATTCCGATAGTTCGGTTGCTGGCCTAGGGTTCCGAGTCATACTGACTGACATGG GTTCGAAGAAATAG